The following proteins are co-located in the Leptospira weilii genome:
- a CDS encoding LIC11742 family lipoprotein, which translates to MNVLKYKSILFLFFVSFLLGDCIYRDIRIPGLSTNFTQYVLNSDDFQILGTVETEGVYTSWLMFWVTGETGYRELLDKSKALGGDEIINYRFEVEETSILLVVWNRIKWKATAHAIKYREKIKKP; encoded by the coding sequence ATGAACGTTTTGAAATATAAAAGTATTCTGTTTTTGTTTTTCGTTTCCTTTTTATTGGGTGATTGTATTTACAGAGATATACGTATTCCAGGACTAAGTACCAACTTCACTCAGTACGTTTTAAACTCGGACGATTTTCAAATTTTAGGAACCGTAGAAACCGAAGGAGTTTATACTTCCTGGCTCATGTTCTGGGTGACGGGTGAAACCGGTTACAGAGAATTATTGGATAAGTCCAAGGCGCTCGGAGGGGACGAAATTATCAATTATCGTTTTGAAGTGGAAGAAACGAGTATTCTTTTGGTCGTCTGGAATCGAATCAAGTGGAAAGCAACCGCACATGCGATTAAATACAGAGAAAAAATCAAAAAACCTTGA
- a CDS encoding HIT family protein: MSECPLCKFHRSGDLSEVLVRFGEFSVRHCEEEKKLKGYLYIEPRSHWTSYRDWTQDSFSDFAQALEFATKWIYKNHAPIKVYTVTVSEMVPHMHFHLIPRYSDDLKGIDYIRLALQGKLPEQNYILDL, translated from the coding sequence ATGTCCGAATGCCCGCTTTGTAAGTTTCATCGGTCCGGTGATCTCTCGGAAGTTCTTGTGAGATTCGGAGAATTTTCTGTGCGCCACTGCGAGGAAGAAAAAAAACTCAAAGGTTATCTTTATATAGAACCCCGTTCTCATTGGACTTCCTATCGGGATTGGACTCAGGATTCTTTTTCCGATTTCGCACAAGCCTTAGAGTTTGCGACAAAATGGATCTATAAAAATCATGCTCCGATTAAGGTTTATACTGTGACGGTTTCAGAGATGGTTCCTCATATGCACTTTCATTTGATTCCGAGGTATTCTGACGATTTAAAAGGGATCGATTATATCCGACTTGCATTGCAAGGAAAATTACCGGAACAAAATTATATTCTAGATTTATAA